The following proteins are encoded in a genomic region of Protaetiibacter sp. SSC-01:
- a CDS encoding pyridoxamine 5'-phosphate oxidase family protein, with protein sequence MTDVMNPVEVLDERECWELLELAPMGRIALAAAGELDIFPINFAVHDGALWFRTAPGTKLVELTVNPEVALEIDGWDEGEAFSVVVKGEAERIEHGQQLDEAERLPLAPWVPTLKYRWVRIRPTHVTGRRFRRGPEPERF encoded by the coding sequence ATGACCGACGTGATGAACCCGGTGGAGGTGCTCGACGAGCGCGAATGCTGGGAGCTGCTGGAGCTGGCCCCGATGGGCCGCATCGCCCTCGCCGCCGCCGGCGAGCTCGACATCTTCCCCATCAACTTCGCGGTGCACGACGGTGCGCTGTGGTTCCGCACGGCACCCGGCACGAAGCTCGTCGAGCTCACGGTGAACCCCGAGGTCGCCCTCGAGATCGACGGATGGGACGAGGGCGAGGCGTTCAGCGTCGTCGTGAAGGGCGAGGCCGAGCGGATCGAGCACGGGCAGCAGCTCGACGAGGCAGAACGCCTGCCGCTCGCGCCGTGGGTGCCGACGCTCAAGTACCGCTGGGTACGCATCCGCCCCACCCACGTGACGGGCCGCCGCTTCCGCCGCGGGCCCGAGCCCGAGCGGTTCTGA
- a CDS encoding DarT ssDNA thymidine ADP-ribosyltransferase family protein, producing the protein MAECIHGFDEGLCDVCFPRTPAPAPKAAPRPAATRTSTGRAPTLRTPAASGAPASLKLPGRRVHHVTHIRTLESIALDGELRAGAEPDVDVSSATTRELRETATVPDGRSVASFVSFAISPDSTRWQELREGAEGAHWSDAARTAKHTDFVILAVPVDALGDDVVFADGDAAAVATRFSAGVEAGTQALRRLHATDPDFRDAELLAAGPVPLSAVAAITVANERVRDRVRELFTDAGLTPPRIAVYPPAFTAAID; encoded by the coding sequence GTGGCGGAGTGCATTCACGGTTTCGACGAAGGTCTCTGCGATGTCTGCTTCCCGCGGACGCCCGCACCGGCGCCCAAGGCCGCGCCTCGGCCGGCCGCGACGCGCACCTCGACGGGCCGTGCGCCGACACTCCGCACGCCCGCCGCATCCGGTGCCCCCGCCTCGCTCAAGCTGCCCGGGCGCCGCGTGCACCACGTCACCCACATCCGCACGCTCGAGTCGATCGCGCTCGACGGCGAGCTGCGCGCGGGCGCCGAGCCCGACGTCGACGTGAGCTCGGCGACGACGCGCGAGCTGCGCGAGACCGCGACGGTGCCCGACGGGCGCAGCGTCGCATCCTTCGTGTCGTTCGCGATCTCGCCCGACTCGACGCGCTGGCAGGAGCTGCGCGAGGGCGCCGAGGGCGCCCACTGGTCGGATGCGGCGCGCACCGCCAAGCACACCGACTTCGTGATCCTCGCGGTGCCGGTCGACGCGCTCGGCGACGACGTCGTCTTCGCCGACGGCGACGCGGCCGCCGTGGCGACGCGCTTCTCGGCGGGTGTCGAGGCGGGCACGCAGGCCCTCCGCCGCCTGCACGCGACCGACCCCGACTTCCGCGACGCGGAGCTGCTCGCCGCCGGCCCCGTGCCGCTCTCGGCGGTCGCCGCGATCACGGTCGCGAACGAGCGCGTGCGCGACCGCGTGCGCGAGCTGTTCACGGATGCGGGGCTCACCCCGCCGCGCATCGCGGTCTACCCGCCCGCGTTCACCGCTGCCATCGACTGA
- a CDS encoding M28 family metallopeptidase yields MRTRKSRILTATGILTGAILAVGLASPATAGGWPGHGGGHGHGPGHGNGDDKNSSATLRKAVSAKSIQFHLDQLQKIADANGGNRAAGTPGHEASAAYIEKLLKLAGYQTERQPFSYERVDIDRAEFSQLAPTPTDYVLEDQFYPMDYSGEGAVEDAVVTPVDINLEGDRATTSGCEAEDFAEFTAGDIALIQRGTCDFATKAANAEAAGASAVIVFNQGNEVEGDDRFGVVFGTLNELGTAIPVIGTSFEIGEAFALADAPTARIVLETTQVTIDTFNLIAKSKKGDPTKQVVVGAHLDSVAEGPGINDNGTGSASILEVALKLAVTKSKPANQLVFAWWSGEEDGLQGSDYYVSQLSEEQVANTALNLNFDMVGSVNPVRFVYDGDGDAFGEAGPDGSAEIEKLFTDYFASQGLATAPTAFDGRSDYFAFIDAGIPAGGLFTGAEGIKTEEQAAIFGGTAGEPYDPCYHQACDTTANVDAVVLEEMADAIAHAVHTSGDVKTHKWRHHDHGKWDKWKKGHGWDGRGFHGSNGHGGRH; encoded by the coding sequence GTGAGAACTCGGAAGAGCCGCATCCTGACGGCTACCGGAATCCTGACGGGGGCGATCCTCGCCGTCGGGCTCGCATCACCGGCGACGGCGGGCGGATGGCCCGGCCACGGGGGAGGGCACGGGCACGGCCCGGGCCACGGCAACGGCGACGACAAGAACAGCTCCGCGACGCTGCGGAAGGCCGTCAGCGCGAAGTCGATCCAGTTCCATCTCGACCAGCTGCAGAAGATCGCGGATGCCAACGGCGGCAACCGCGCGGCAGGCACGCCCGGCCACGAGGCCTCGGCCGCCTACATCGAGAAGCTGCTCAAGCTCGCGGGGTACCAGACCGAGCGGCAGCCGTTCAGCTACGAGCGCGTCGACATCGACCGCGCCGAGTTCTCGCAGCTCGCGCCGACGCCCACCGACTACGTGCTCGAGGACCAGTTCTATCCCATGGACTACTCGGGCGAGGGCGCCGTCGAGGATGCCGTGGTCACGCCGGTCGACATCAACCTCGAGGGCGACCGGGCCACGACCTCCGGCTGCGAGGCCGAGGACTTCGCCGAGTTCACCGCGGGCGACATCGCGCTCATCCAGCGCGGCACGTGCGACTTCGCGACGAAGGCCGCGAATGCGGAGGCCGCGGGCGCATCCGCCGTCATCGTGTTCAACCAGGGCAACGAGGTCGAGGGCGACGACCGCTTCGGCGTCGTGTTCGGCACGCTCAACGAGCTCGGCACGGCGATCCCCGTGATCGGCACGAGCTTCGAGATCGGCGAGGCGTTCGCCCTCGCCGACGCTCCGACGGCGCGCATCGTGCTCGAGACGACCCAGGTCACGATCGACACCTTCAACCTCATCGCGAAGAGCAAGAAGGGTGACCCGACCAAGCAGGTCGTCGTGGGCGCCCACCTCGACTCGGTCGCCGAGGGCCCCGGCATCAACGACAACGGCACCGGCTCGGCGTCGATCCTCGAGGTCGCGCTCAAGCTCGCCGTGACGAAGTCGAAGCCCGCCAACCAGCTCGTGTTCGCGTGGTGGTCGGGCGAGGAGGACGGCCTGCAGGGCTCGGACTACTACGTCTCGCAGCTGAGCGAGGAGCAGGTGGCGAACACCGCTCTCAACCTCAACTTCGACATGGTCGGCTCGGTCAACCCCGTGCGGTTCGTCTATGACGGCGACGGCGACGCGTTCGGCGAGGCGGGCCCCGACGGCTCGGCGGAGATCGAGAAGCTGTTCACCGACTACTTCGCCTCGCAGGGCCTCGCCACGGCGCCGACCGCGTTCGACGGACGCAGCGACTACTTCGCATTCATCGACGCGGGCATCCCCGCGGGCGGCCTCTTCACGGGCGCCGAGGGCATCAAGACGGAGGAGCAGGCCGCGATCTTCGGCGGCACCGCCGGCGAGCCGTACGACCCGTGCTACCACCAGGCGTGCGACACGACGGCGAACGTCGACGCGGTCGTGCTCGAGGAGATGGCGGATGCCATCGCCCACGCCGTGCACACCTCCGGCGACGTGAAGACGCACAAGTGGCGTCACCACGACCACGGCAAGTGGGACAAGTGGAAGAAGGGTCACGGCTGGGACGGCCGCGGCTTCCACGGCTCCAACGGTCACGGCGGCAGGCACTGA
- a CDS encoding DUF5997 family protein: MTDEPREDRRQQPKPPKAQYLSAQTAAKKLGIYLPAAPAEFRDAQHSRDELAALQTDPPEWLRTLRTEGPHPRSEVSRRLGITNSGLARAGVADAMTSSEIQALLADPPQWLHDERSRARKASQG; encoded by the coding sequence ATGACCGACGAGCCGCGCGAAGACCGCCGCCAGCAGCCCAAGCCTCCCAAGGCGCAGTACCTCTCGGCGCAGACCGCGGCCAAGAAGCTCGGCATCTACCTGCCCGCCGCCCCCGCCGAGTTCCGCGACGCGCAGCACTCGCGCGACGAGCTCGCCGCCCTGCAGACCGACCCGCCCGAGTGGCTGCGCACCCTGCGCACCGAGGGGCCGCATCCGCGCTCCGAGGTGTCGCGCCGCCTCGGCATCACCAACTCGGGCCTCGCCCGGGCGGGGGTCGCGGATGCCATGACGAGCTCCGAGATCCAGGCACTGCTCGCCGACCCGCCGCAGTGGTTGCACGACGAGCGGTCCCGCGCGCGCAAGGCCTCGCAGGGCTGA
- a CDS encoding LysR substrate-binding domain-containing protein, translating to MSGPFVVAFVPGATPGKWERVWRDRMPRSPLELRPLPQDEALSALRDGSAHMALLRDVTADDELHAIPLYRERPVVVAPKDHPVAAFDELALADLDGETILEGQGADTVELVAANVGLALMPMSVARAHSRRDVIARPVTDAPDSGIALVWPRALDDSRTDVFIGIVRGRTQNSSR from the coding sequence GTGTCCGGTCCCTTCGTCGTCGCCTTCGTGCCGGGCGCGACCCCGGGCAAGTGGGAGCGGGTCTGGCGAGACCGGATGCCGCGCAGCCCGCTCGAGCTGCGTCCGCTGCCTCAGGACGAGGCGCTCTCGGCGCTGCGCGACGGCTCGGCGCACATGGCGCTGCTGCGCGACGTGACGGCTGACGACGAGCTGCACGCCATCCCGCTCTACCGCGAGCGGCCCGTCGTGGTCGCGCCCAAGGACCACCCCGTGGCGGCGTTCGACGAGCTCGCGCTCGCCGACCTCGACGGCGAGACGATCCTCGAGGGTCAGGGCGCCGACACGGTCGAGCTCGTCGCCGCGAACGTCGGTCTCGCGCTCATGCCCATGTCGGTCGCCCGCGCCCACTCGCGCCGCGACGTCATCGCGCGCCCCGTGACGGATGCGCCCGACTCCGGCATCGCCCTCGTCTGGCCGCGCGCCCTCGACGACTCCCGCACGGATGTGTTCATCGGCATCGTGCGCGGCCGCACGCAGAACTCCTCCCGCTGA
- the araA gene encoding L-arabinose isomerase → MVPDLKSYTVWFLTGSQDLYGEETLRQVAEQSQEVVRLLSDAADIPVTIEWKPVLKSSDAIRRAMIDANSDDSVIGVITWMHTFSPSKMWIHGFDALQKPLLHLHTQANVALPWSEIDFDFMNLNQAAHGDREHGYILTRMSVPRKTVVGHGSDPAVTAAIGTWTRAAAGWNASQGMRVARFGDNMRNVAVTEGDKTEAEIRLGVSVNTWGVNELVARVDAQTDADIDALVQVYLDEYDVAPELLPGGERHESLRYGAATELGIRSILEEVGATAFTDTFEDLGDLKQLPGLAVQRLMADGYGFGAEGDWKTAVLVRIAAVMGAGLAGGASLMEDYTYDMTPGEELILGAHMLEVSPSLSSKKASLEIHPLGIGGKDDPVRLVFTADAGPAVVVALSDQRERFRLVANAVQNVEPPQSLPKLPVGRAVWKPAPDFRTSATSWLIAGAAHHTVMTNQVGIEAWEDFARIAGVELLVIDETTTIRSFEDQARANAAYYRLNQAL, encoded by the coding sequence ATCGTCCCCGACCTCAAGAGCTACACGGTCTGGTTCCTGACCGGCAGCCAGGACCTCTACGGCGAGGAGACCCTCCGCCAGGTCGCCGAGCAGTCGCAGGAGGTCGTGCGCCTGCTCTCGGATGCCGCCGACATCCCCGTGACGATCGAGTGGAAGCCGGTGCTCAAGAGCTCCGACGCCATCCGCCGCGCCATGATCGACGCGAACTCCGACGACTCGGTCATCGGCGTCATCACGTGGATGCACACCTTCAGCCCGTCGAAGATGTGGATCCACGGCTTCGACGCGCTGCAGAAGCCGCTCCTGCACCTGCACACGCAGGCGAACGTCGCGCTCCCGTGGTCGGAGATCGACTTCGACTTCATGAACCTCAACCAGGCGGCGCACGGCGACCGCGAGCACGGCTACATCCTCACGCGCATGTCGGTGCCCCGGAAGACCGTCGTGGGGCACGGATCCGACCCCGCCGTGACCGCCGCGATCGGCACCTGGACGCGCGCCGCCGCCGGCTGGAACGCGTCGCAGGGGATGCGCGTGGCGCGCTTCGGCGACAACATGCGCAACGTCGCCGTCACCGAGGGCGACAAGACCGAGGCCGAGATCCGCCTCGGCGTGAGTGTCAACACGTGGGGCGTGAACGAGCTCGTCGCGCGCGTCGACGCCCAGACGGACGCCGACATCGACGCCCTCGTGCAGGTCTACCTCGACGAGTACGACGTCGCGCCCGAGCTGCTGCCGGGCGGCGAGCGCCACGAGTCGCTGCGCTACGGCGCCGCGACCGAGCTCGGCATCCGCTCGATCCTCGAGGAGGTCGGCGCGACCGCGTTCACCGACACCTTCGAGGACCTCGGCGACCTCAAGCAGCTGCCCGGTCTCGCCGTGCAGCGCCTCATGGCCGACGGCTACGGCTTCGGCGCCGAGGGCGACTGGAAGACGGCCGTGCTGGTGCGCATCGCCGCCGTCATGGGCGCGGGCCTCGCCGGCGGCGCGAGCCTCATGGAGGACTACACCTACGACATGACGCCGGGCGAGGAGCTCATCCTGGGCGCCCACATGCTGGAGGTGTCGCCGTCGCTCAGCTCGAAGAAGGCGAGCCTCGAGATCCACCCGCTCGGCATCGGCGGCAAGGACGACCCCGTGCGCCTCGTCTTCACAGCGGATGCGGGCCCCGCCGTCGTCGTCGCGCTCAGCGACCAGCGCGAGCGCTTCCGCCTCGTGGCGAACGCCGTGCAGAACGTCGAGCCGCCGCAGTCGCTGCCGAAGCTCCCTGTCGGCCGTGCGGTCTGGAAGCCGGCGCCCGACTTCCGCACGAGCGCGACGTCGTGGCTCATCGCGGGAGCCGCGCACCACACGGTCATGACGAACCAGGTCGGCATCGAGGCGTGGGAGGACTTCGCGCGCATCGCGGGCGTCGAGCTCCTCGTGATCGACGAGACCACGACCATCCGCTCGTTCGAGGACCAGGCGCGGGCGAACGCCGCGTACTACCGCCTGAACCAGGCGCTGTAG